The segment GCGCAATGCCGATAATTCCGCTTCAACCGCTTCTTTTTCCTGCTGCCACGCCCGAAGCTGCCTCGCCCGTTCGACGTCTGCCTCGATTTTCTCAAGCTCTTTTTTGCGCTTGGCAAACAGCGCCGCAAGCTCCCGCTCCTCGGCTTCTGCCTGCTCAAGCGCCGCTTTCGAAGCATCGCCGAGCCCCGCTTTTTCCGCTTCGATTTTTTGCCATTCCTGCTCCGCGGCGGCGAGCCGCTCTTTTAACTTTTTATTCAACTCGTCACCGTATCGTTCAAGATGGAACAGGCGCTGCAGCATTTGCCGGCGCTCCGCCCCTTTGAGGGATAAAAACTCGGCAAACTTCCCTTGCGGCAAAACGACAGCGCGGGTAAAATCTTCCATAGTCAAACCAAGCAGCTGTACGACCGCCTTGTCTACATCAGAGAGCTTGTCCGCGAGCACGACCGGCTCGGCCTGATGTTCGATCAATCGGCAGACGGCGCTCCGCGTCCGCCATTCATCCGCCCTTTTCAAACTGCGTTCCACCGTGTACCGTTTTGCCCCAGCGGCATTTTCCAATTCGAACGTAAAGGAAACGAACAGTTCCTTTTCAGCGTGGTTGATGATCGCTTGTGTCCGATTGGCCGCCCGTCCGACACTTCCGAACAGCGCGAGCGTGATGGCATCCAAAATCGTCGATTTGCCGCTTCCGGTCGGTCCAAAAATGCCGAATACGCCGCCGTCGCAAAGGGCCGTAAAATCGATCGTTTGTTTTTCACGAAAGCTATGAAGCCCGGCGATCGTCAAGGAAATTGGCTTCATTCCTCTTCTCCTTCCCCTTCCTTCTCCTCGGCCGCCAATTCCAAAAAAAGGCGCACGAGCTCTTCATCCGGTGTTTGTCCGCCGGTTTGACGTTCGTAAAAACGCCGGAACATTTCCACAAGGGAAAGCGGTTTGCGGTCTGTTTCAGCCGCCGCCTCCCGCTCCCGTTCCGGAAACACCGGGCGGATATGGATAAACCCTTGATGAAGCTTGCGCAGCCGTTGAATCTCTTCCATTGTCAACGGCTCGTTTACATGGATCTCTAAATCGATCCAGCACGACCGGTCTCTTCCTTCCTCGCACCAACGATACACTTGGGCAAGTCCGTCCGTCGCCTTCCAACGGACAAGCGGTTTGCCGGAAACAAGCGGAATCTCCGTCACGTTGGCCTTTCCGCCCGGCTGGACGTCGACAACCGTCACCGACTTGGTGTGCCCAGCTTCGGAAAAGCTGTAAGCAAGCGGTGAACCGGCGTAGCGCGCCGCCGTCTCCGCCCGTCTGACGTCCTGCGGGCGGTGCAAATGACCGAGCGCCACGTATTGCGCCGCCCCGGGCAAACTGGCAGCCGCCACCGTATAGGCGCCGCCCACCTCAATCGGCCGCTCGGAATCGGACGTATGGCCGCCAGCCACGTATAGATGGCTCATCACAACATTGACAGTTTCATCGGCAAATGAGGCGGCCATCGCAGCGAACAACGCCCGGATGCGGTCGTCGTACCGATCGCGAAGCGCGGTTTCCTTATGGTCGGATGACAATAGCTCAGCGAGCCGCGATTCAGACGGGTACGCCAACGGCGCAAGCATCATCGCCTCGCCGCACGACGGAACGTCAATTCGGCAAACTTCCGCCTGTGGGCGGCCAAAAAGGAAAATGTTGTAGTCGGAAAGCAGCGGCCGGGCGGCGCTGATGCGGTCCGGATGGTCATGGTTGCCGCTGATGACCGCAACCGGACGCCGGCCTTTATCGGACAGTCGGGCCAAACTCTCGTAAAACAGCTGCTCCGCCGCCGCCGGCGGATTGACGGAATCGAACACATCGCCAGCCATCAAGACGACATCGATTTGTTCTTTTGCTACAATCTCGACAAGTTCGTCGATAAACGCCTCTTGCTCCGCCAACCGGCTTCGGCCTTCAAGCGTCCGCCCGAGATGCCAGTCTGC is part of the [Flavobacterium] thermophilum genome and harbors:
- the sbcD gene encoding Nuclease sbcCD subunit D, which produces MRILHTADWHLGRTLEGRSRLAEQEAFIDELVEIVAKEQIDVVLMAGDVFDSVNPPAAAEQLFYESLARLSDKGRRPVAVISGNHDHPDRISAARPLLSDYNIFLFGRPQAEVCRIDVPSCGEAMMLAPLAYPSESRLAELLSSDHKETALRDRYDDRIRALFAAMAASFADETVNVVMSHLYVAGGHTSDSERPIEVGGAYTVAAASLPGAAQYVALGHLHRPQDVRRAETAARYAGSPLAYSFSEAGHTKSVTVVDVQPGGKANVTEIPLVSGKPLVRWKATDGLAQVYRWCEEGRDRSCWIDLEIHVNEPLTMEEIQRLRKLHQGFIHIRPVFPEREREAAAETDRKPLSLVEMFRRFYERQTGGQTPDEELVRLFLELAAEEKEGEGEEE